In Ferroplasma sp., a single window of DNA contains:
- a CDS encoding KEOPS complex subunit Pcc1 — protein sequence MEICITIDEEHCNELYNSLIQDNNQDISMECNDNKIIIEIKNAKISSIYNLIDDIVRDYETFKKIEEL from the coding sequence ATGGAAATATGCATAACAATAGACGAAGAACACTGCAATGAATTATATAATTCACTAATACAGGACAATAATCAGGACATCTCTATGGAATGCAACGACAATAAAATAATTATTGAAATCAAAAATGCAAAAATTTCATCTATATACAATCTCATTGATGATATAGTAAGAGATTATGAAACCTTTAAAAAAATAGAGGAATTATAA
- a CDS encoding transcription initiation factor IIB: MANEKKKNIYEIDKCPECGSSQLVRDYERGELVCSNCGLVIDDSYIDEGPEWRAFDSEQSESRARTGSPMTYTIHDKGLSTDISWKNKDSYGKSIPTRNRAQLYRLRKWQKRIKVSNAAERNLSQALQELERMASNLSIPNDVRETSAVIYRKAVKQNMIRGRSIEGVVAGSIYAACRITNVPRTLDEIASVTRVKKKEIGRTYRIMARYLKLNILPSKPDDYVNRFCSKLRLSMEARKRAEEILKMAIDNDLTSGKGPTGVAAAAIYIASLITGERRTQRAIAEVAGVTEVTIRNRYKELTEKLNLTIEE; encoded by the coding sequence ATGGCAAATGAAAAGAAAAAAAATATTTACGAAATAGATAAATGCCCGGAATGTGGTTCTTCACAGCTTGTTAGAGATTATGAGCGTGGAGAGCTTGTATGCTCAAACTGCGGTTTGGTCATTGATGACAGTTACATTGATGAGGGACCTGAATGGAGAGCCTTTGACTCAGAACAGAGTGAAAGCAGGGCAAGGACAGGTTCACCGATGACATATACAATACACGATAAGGGTTTGTCTACAGATATATCATGGAAAAATAAGGATTCATATGGAAAATCTATACCCACCAGGAACAGGGCCCAGCTGTACAGGCTAAGGAAGTGGCAGAAAAGAATTAAGGTTTCAAATGCCGCAGAACGTAACCTTTCACAGGCATTGCAGGAATTAGAAAGAATGGCATCCAATCTGAGCATACCAAACGATGTGAGGGAAACATCTGCAGTCATATATAGAAAGGCAGTAAAGCAGAACATGATCCGTGGAAGATCCATAGAAGGAGTTGTTGCAGGATCAATATATGCTGCATGCAGAATAACTAATGTGCCCAGGACCCTTGATGAAATCGCATCTGTAACTAGAGTGAAAAAGAAAGAAATCGGCAGAACTTACAGAATAATGGCAAGGTATCTGAAATTGAATATACTTCCATCAAAACCTGATGACTATGTCAACAGGTTCTGTTCAAAACTGAGGCTTTCAATGGAGGCCAGAAAGAGAGCAGAGGAAATCCTGAAAATGGCAATAGATAACGACCTTACATCTGGAAAGGGACCAACAGGGGTAGCTGCTGCAGCAATTTACATAGCCTCATTGATTACAGGAGAGAGGAGAACACAGAGGGCAATTGCAGAGGTAGCCGGGGTAACAGAGGTAACCATAAGGAACAGATACAAGGAATTGACTGAAAAACTCAACCTCACAATTGAGGAATAA
- a CDS encoding transcription initiation factor IIB — protein sequence METDEIKKCPECNSTHLVKDYDRGELTCFDCGIVIEDSLIDQGPEWRSFDSEQDEKRARTGSPMSFLSHDKGLVTEISWSNKDYYGKRIPHKNRSQIYRVRKWHQRIRVSNAVERNLALALQVLNEDGAKLGIPKDIKENAALIYRKAVEKNLIRGRSIESIVCAAIYASCRMINIPRTLDEIARVSDVNKKKIGKAYRHLAKELALNIKPTTPYSYISQFCNKLELDKQVIMDSEHIIRLAGENGISTGKGPTGIAAAAIYIAAMKNGKARTQKDVARVSGVTEVTIRNRYKEISKTLGIEEPE from the coding sequence ATGGAAACAGATGAAATAAAAAAATGTCCAGAATGTAACTCCACTCATCTGGTTAAGGATTATGACAGAGGAGAATTAACATGTTTTGACTGTGGCATAGTTATTGAAGATTCCCTAATAGACCAGGGCCCCGAATGGCGTTCTTTTGATTCTGAGCAGGATGAAAAAAGGGCCAGGACTGGATCACCCATGAGTTTTTTGAGCCATGATAAGGGGCTGGTAACAGAAATATCCTGGTCGAATAAAGATTATTATGGAAAACGCATACCCCATAAAAACAGGTCTCAGATTTATAGGGTCAGAAAATGGCACCAGAGAATCCGGGTAAGCAATGCGGTCGAGAGAAACCTGGCACTGGCATTGCAGGTTTTGAATGAAGATGGTGCAAAGCTGGGAATTCCGAAGGACATAAAGGAAAATGCTGCCCTTATTTACAGAAAGGCGGTAGAAAAGAATCTTATAAGGGGAAGAAGCATAGAAAGCATTGTATGCGCGGCAATTTACGCATCATGTAGAATGATTAATATTCCCAGAACCCTGGATGAAATTGCCCGTGTTTCTGACGTCAATAAAAAAAAGATAGGAAAGGCATACAGGCATCTGGCAAAAGAACTGGCCCTTAATATAAAACCCACAACCCCCTATTCATATATATCGCAGTTCTGCAATAAACTGGAACTGGATAAACAGGTAATAATGGACAGCGAACATATTATAAGGCTTGCAGGAGAAAATGGTATATCTACAGGGAAGGGCCCCACTGGAATTGCTGCAGCAGCAATATATATAGCAGCTATGAAAAATGGGAAGGCAAGAACACAGAAGGATGTTGCCAGGGTATCAGGGGTAACAGAGGTAACTATAAGGAACCGTTATAAGGAAATAAGCAAGACACTGGGAATAGAAGAACCAGAATGA
- a CDS encoding methyltransferase domain-containing protein codes for MLILKSDTLTGILDDKNLIAYFGNDKIHLPRNACIEPGDTVKIKNREFIAVNPDPAFFSEISGRNTQVILPFDASYIIYAAGISPGKRVLEAGVGTGSLSYGILKAVGIEGSLTSMDISESNIALAREKVAGFIPVENWETHAGDIRTAALDGKFDVAILDIPDPWNAVENVRKYMKPGSFLVTYSPNFNQAEKNVVAMKNYRFQVLETVELIKRNIIVRENATRPDNNIIDHTAFITFAIRKSGI; via the coding sequence ATGCTTATTTTGAAGTCAGATACATTAACAGGGATACTGGACGATAAAAATCTAATAGCATATTTTGGGAATGATAAGATACATCTGCCCAGAAATGCCTGTATAGAGCCCGGAGATACTGTTAAAATAAAAAACAGGGAGTTTATAGCAGTAAATCCAGACCCTGCATTTTTCAGTGAGATATCTGGCCGAAACACCCAGGTTATACTTCCATTTGATGCGTCTTACATCATTTATGCTGCCGGGATATCTCCGGGGAAGAGGGTCCTGGAGGCAGGGGTAGGAACCGGATCACTCAGTTATGGAATTCTTAAGGCAGTGGGAATAGAAGGAAGTCTCACAAGCATGGATATCAGTGAAAGTAACATAGCGCTGGCCAGGGAGAAAGTGGCAGGCTTTATTCCTGTTGAAAACTGGGAAACGCATGCAGGAGATATCAGAACAGCTGCCCTGGATGGAAAATTTGATGTGGCCATACTGGACATTCCAGATCCGTGGAATGCCGTAGAAAATGTGAGGAAGTATATGAAGCCAGGATCTTTTCTTGTAACATATTCTCCCAACTTCAACCAGGCGGAGAAAAATGTAGTTGCAATGAAAAATTACAGATTTCAGGTACTGGAAACGGTAGAACTCATAAAGAGGAATATCATAGTCAGGGAAAATGCAACAAGGCCGGATAATAATATAATTGACCACACTGCATTTATAACATTTGCAATAAGAAAATCAGGAATTTAA
- a CDS encoding GMP synthase subunit A, protein MKIGVIDNGGQWTHREWRVIRSLDVDSEIYPNTVDNHELDNLDGLVLSGGPASIESEIGKLGYIKEYIESHNYPILGICAGAQFIALDSGGRVEKAVHPEYGKKKVTFTRSESIFEKIPEHINVWESHNDEIKVLPEEYILCASSDTCRVQAFYHKSKDIFAVQFHPEVNNTEYGTEIFRNFISVCKK, encoded by the coding sequence ATGAAAATAGGCGTTATTGATAATGGCGGCCAGTGGACACACAGAGAATGGCGTGTAATCAGGTCTCTGGATGTGGATTCAGAGATATACCCGAATACCGTTGATAATCATGAGCTCGATAACCTGGATGGCCTGGTGCTTTCCGGTGGACCTGCCAGCATAGAATCGGAGATTGGAAAACTTGGTTATATTAAAGAGTACATAGAATCACATAATTACCCTATTTTAGGCATATGTGCAGGTGCACAGTTTATAGCACTAGATTCTGGGGGCAGGGTGGAAAAGGCCGTGCATCCTGAGTATGGAAAAAAGAAAGTGACGTTTACCAGGAGTGAGTCAATTTTCGAGAAAATACCTGAGCATATTAACGTCTGGGAAAGCCATAATGATGAGATAAAGGTCCTGCCAGAAGAATATATACTGTGTGCATCTTCAGATACATGCAGGGTCCAGGCATTCTATCATAAAAGCAAGGATATATTTGCAGTGCAATTTCATCCAGAGGTAAACAATACAGAATACGGAACAGAAATTTTCAGAAACTTCATAAGTGTCTGTAAAAAATAA
- a CDS encoding metal-dependent transcriptional regulator has protein sequence MEYNITRKERDCIVALHENSGFPIRLFNIADILKIKAPTAFELVKRLESKNIISKTNGVISLTPYGNSIYSEIIMAHRTLELILTRSGVNSDKACEQIEKIDYLMDDSSVQKLFKSLGQPQTCPHGKPVKLS, from the coding sequence ATGGAATATAATATTACCAGGAAAGAGCGGGACTGCATTGTGGCACTGCATGAAAATTCTGGTTTTCCTATAAGGCTATTCAATATAGCAGATATATTAAAAATCAAAGCTCCCACAGCATTTGAGCTTGTAAAGAGGCTCGAGTCCAAAAATATAATAAGCAAAACCAACGGTGTGATTTCCCTGACACCCTACGGCAATTCTATTTACAGTGAAATTATTATGGCACACAGGACCCTTGAACTCATACTGACCAGAAGTGGGGTAAATTCAGATAAGGCATGTGAGCAAATAGAAAAAATTGACTATTTAATGGATGACTCATCAGTGCAGAAATTATTTAAAAGCCTGGGACAGCCACAGACATGCCCTCACGGGAAACCAGTTAAATTAAGTTAA
- a CDS encoding 2,3-diphosphoglycerate-dependent phosphoglycerate mutase has product MKYVVLIRHGESYTNRNGILSSELNRYRLTEEGIEQARFTGEQLKGLKFDGIITSPVLRAVETANIINQYLNLEIKTDERAIESDFGEYNGKRIVDIPDKSRDELGMESFESQQKRMVDLINSFKGNYIVVSHAFPIKCAISYYLDLCEEESFGIDIRHASMSIINSETGKILSVGSLLLSRRIKSLFSD; this is encoded by the coding sequence ATGAAGTATGTCGTACTTATAAGGCACGGGGAAAGCTACACAAACAGAAATGGTATACTTTCCAGTGAACTTAACAGGTACAGACTTACTGAAGAGGGGATAGAGCAGGCGAGGTTTACAGGTGAGCAGCTTAAGGGATTAAAATTTGATGGAATTATAACCAGCCCCGTGCTTAGGGCAGTTGAAACTGCAAACATTATAAATCAATACCTGAATTTAGAAATAAAAACTGATGAAAGGGCAATAGAATCTGATTTTGGAGAATACAATGGAAAGAGGATAGTTGACATACCGGATAAGTCACGGGATGAACTTGGCATGGAATCATTTGAATCACAGCAGAAAAGAATGGTGGACCTTATAAATTCATTTAAAGGGAATTATATAGTAGTAAGCCATGCCTTCCCAATAAAATGCGCCATTTCATACTATCTTGACCTCTGTGAGGAGGAGAGCTTCGGAATAGACATAAGGCATGCGTCCATGTCTATTATCAATTCTGAAACTGGAAAAATATTATCAGTTGGGTCCTTGCTTCTATCCAGAAGAATAAAAAGCTTATTCAGTGATTAA
- a CDS encoding thioredoxin domain-containing protein, with the protein MNKLANENSPYLLEHSNNPVNWYPWSDEAFNIARDQDKPVFLSIGYSSCHWCHVMEQESFMDKSVAEKMNDTFVCIKVDREERPDIDNLYMTFSQVMTGTGGWPLNLVLTPDRKPVFAFTYIPKISRNNMIGMMDLCDNISYLWKNKRDELVKNGDEAISRLKNIENSNSGTQKIDYSKYIDSAYESLKRNYDREYGGFGSAPKFPSFQHLIFLMNYHKKTGDGTAMEMVETTLKNMYLGGMYDHIGGGFHRYSTDPFFRIPHFEKMTYDQAMAIMAYSYAYDITHNDFYRDAVYEIYKFLKDNMFSRGFYTAVDADSENQEGKFYTWTYSELKYNTSKDFLYDFNILPEGNFYDNNSRQSGRNILFMNRDVKGNPARLYRSELDKLKQIRNLRKKPLVDDKILADINGLVIKALSLASMVFQDKDMLATAEDSADFIMNDMYCNGKLMHSFRNGSAAVEGMFDDYSYMVSGLLSLYEASQNDIYLNYARELHEKLIRSFYDSANGGFYSAGSDLLVRLKETYDNAIPSGFSFEIGNLAVLNYLDGNLEEVLDKSIGSIAPDMERQPMFFSYTISNLFNMIEFYKVETGSGEVLEYLGSHYPYNYYFIGSNSNEISVCDTNKCFIVKSLSDLKGLIKC; encoded by the coding sequence ATGAACAAACTTGCAAATGAAAACAGTCCGTATTTACTGGAACATTCAAATAACCCTGTAAACTGGTATCCATGGTCAGATGAGGCATTCAATATTGCCAGGGATCAGGATAAACCAGTATTCCTCAGCATAGGTTATTCCAGCTGCCACTGGTGCCATGTTATGGAGCAGGAAAGCTTTATGGATAAAAGTGTGGCAGAAAAAATGAACGATACCTTTGTGTGCATAAAGGTTGACAGGGAGGAAAGGCCTGATATAGATAACCTCTATATGACATTCAGCCAGGTCATGACAGGGACCGGAGGCTGGCCTCTGAATCTTGTTCTGACTCCTGATAGAAAGCCAGTTTTTGCATTTACATACATACCTAAGATTTCCAGAAATAATATGATAGGTATGATGGACCTGTGCGATAATATATCCTACCTGTGGAAGAATAAACGGGATGAACTTGTTAAGAATGGGGATGAAGCCATATCCAGGCTGAAAAACATAGAAAACAGTAACAGTGGGACACAAAAAATTGATTATAGCAAATACATAGATTCTGCCTATGAATCCCTTAAGAGGAATTATGATAGGGAATACGGCGGATTCGGCAGTGCCCCAAAATTTCCATCATTCCAGCATCTCATCTTCCTCATGAATTACCATAAGAAGACAGGTGACGGAACCGCCATGGAAATGGTGGAAACCACCCTGAAAAATATGTATTTAGGTGGTATGTATGACCATATAGGCGGTGGATTCCACAGATACTCAACTGATCCGTTTTTCAGGATACCCCATTTTGAGAAGATGACCTATGATCAGGCCATGGCTATCATGGCGTATTCCTATGCTTACGATATAACACATAACGACTTCTACAGGGATGCAGTTTATGAAATATACAAATTTCTGAAAGACAATATGTTCTCTAGGGGATTTTATACCGCGGTGGATGCTGATTCAGAAAACCAGGAAGGGAAATTTTATACATGGACTTATTCTGAATTAAAGTATAACACCAGTAAGGACTTTCTTTACGATTTCAACATACTTCCGGAGGGAAATTTTTATGATAACAATTCAAGGCAGTCAGGCAGGAACATTCTATTCATGAACCGTGATGTAAAGGGCAATCCGGCCAGATTATACAGGAGCGAACTTGATAAACTGAAGCAAATACGGAATTTGAGGAAAAAACCCCTAGTTGATGATAAAATTCTTGCAGATATCAATGGACTCGTGATAAAGGCACTATCGCTGGCATCCATGGTTTTCCAGGATAAGGATATGCTTGCCACCGCAGAGGATTCAGCGGATTTTATAATGAATGACATGTACTGTAATGGAAAACTAATGCACTCCTTCAGGAACGGGTCAGCAGCAGTTGAGGGCATGTTTGATGACTATTCCTATATGGTATCAGGCCTGCTTTCACTTTACGAAGCATCACAGAATGATATATACCTGAATTATGCCAGGGAGCTTCACGAAAAACTGATCAGGAGCTTTTATGACAGTGCAAATGGTGGTTTTTACTCTGCAGGCAGTGACCTACTTGTAAGACTGAAGGAAACATACGATAACGCCATACCCTCAGGATTTTCATTTGAAATCGGAAACCTTGCAGTACTGAACTATCTGGACGGTAATTTAGAGGAGGTGCTGGATAAGTCCATAGGATCAATAGCCCCTGATATGGAAAGACAGCCCATGTTCTTTTCCTATACCATCTCAAATCTCTTCAATATGATTGAATTTTATAAGGTTGAAACTGGATCAGGTGAGGTTCTGGAGTACCTGGGAAGCCACTATCCATATAATTATTATTTCATCGGGTCAAATAGCAATGAAATATCTGTATGCGACACAAATAAATGCTTTATAGTAAAGAGCCTCTCTGATCTAAAGGGTTTAATCAAATGTTAA
- a CDS encoding NMD3-related protein has product MKCIICGKNEAYKSGICRSCLSDKIQLKAENMDMTVCPKCGAVRVNKSWHYDDADRYVIRAAESHIKFDKNDKIARVESYNIDENGVSLDLIINDKNLGEVEKEVYVPLKISKESCPVCNKVTGSYYESVIQLRTYTTEYGKILEDARDAIVKFMKGLNKNDPNSFISRIDTLKEGLDIYLGKKEDAIKIDKLMELDYFCNMKITKSLAGRKDSKDLFRYTHLIRILDLVPGSVIYGGAYLMVKTIRSNTMDVIDTGNGNTLTISSKEFFRGSYRVISKEPDREKFIVLSSHDGESQLMNSRTFDIMTFRKEFSGKEIDLYRYEDKFYPL; this is encoded by the coding sequence ATGAAATGTATTATTTGCGGCAAAAATGAGGCGTATAAATCAGGCATCTGCCGAAGCTGCCTTTCAGATAAAATCCAGCTCAAAGCCGAAAATATGGACATGACCGTATGCCCGAAATGCGGTGCGGTCAGGGTGAATAAATCATGGCATTACGATGATGCAGACCGTTATGTGATAAGGGCTGCAGAATCTCATATCAAATTTGATAAAAACGATAAGATTGCCAGGGTTGAAAGTTATAATATAGATGAAAATGGGGTTTCACTGGATCTTATAATTAATGATAAAAATCTCGGCGAGGTAGAAAAGGAAGTATATGTGCCTTTAAAAATTTCAAAGGAAAGCTGCCCTGTATGTAATAAGGTAACGGGATCATATTACGAATCAGTAATACAGCTGAGGACATATACAACGGAATACGGGAAAATTCTGGAGGATGCCAGAGATGCAATAGTGAAATTCATGAAGGGACTCAATAAAAATGACCCAAATTCTTTTATATCAAGGATCGACACACTGAAAGAAGGGCTGGATATCTATCTTGGGAAAAAGGAGGATGCCATTAAAATAGACAAATTGATGGAGCTTGATTACTTCTGCAACATGAAAATTACCAAATCCCTTGCCGGGAGAAAGGATAGCAAGGATCTTTTCAGGTACACGCATTTAATAAGAATACTTGACCTTGTGCCGGGGTCAGTTATTTACGGGGGGGCATATCTCATGGTTAAAACTATCAGGTCCAATACTATGGATGTTATAGATACCGGAAATGGCAACACACTAACTATAAGTTCCAAGGAGTTTTTTAGGGGGTCTTACCGTGTAATTTCTAAGGAACCAGACAGGGAAAAATTCATTGTACTGTCCAGCCATGATGGGGAATCACAGCTAATGAATTCCAGAACCTTTGATATTATGACCTTTAGAAAAGAATTCAGCGGGAAGGAAATTGATCTCTACAGGTATGAGGATAAATTTTACCCTCTGTGA
- a CDS encoding arginine deiminase family protein encodes MEIKSEWGRLNRVIMHRPGTEITYAMLAPKPFLFERPFNYSIAKREHENLQQVLEENGVHVDILEDLIVNEAERNSSFRRKLEEKILSLVNFYGTSESMENARKDMEKNIGYVDSLSLFQALIMEPSIDLKEYVSGIQYPRVYSNLPLANLYFMRDQQAVSSGVLIGNMKMQQRRKETDITSFVFREILGAKIKSIKNGFFEGGDFIPAGDFCLIGKGNRTDEAGAEEAMNSGIFNFDRIVIISNPIYNFMDGHDIMVNMHLDTYFNIPAAGTVITSVELAKSAEATVYVRNSGNTYSEDSKTTLYQFMKDEGYNFIDLGISEQLSYSSNFLTVSDGKIIAIDSSRVIDKLLAENVFDSSTRDRIIKDIQMRKGKMFPDSKEIRESGVDVIKIDLSEITGGYGGAHCMTSAVDRA; translated from the coding sequence ATGGAAATAAAGTCTGAGTGGGGTAGATTGAACAGGGTTATTATGCACAGGCCGGGAACGGAAATCACATATGCCATGCTGGCCCCAAAGCCATTTCTGTTTGAAAGGCCGTTCAATTACTCCATTGCCAAACGAGAGCATGAAAATCTTCAGCAGGTGCTGGAGGAAAACGGTGTGCATGTGGACATACTGGAGGATTTAATTGTTAATGAGGCAGAAAGGAATTCCTCGTTCAGGAGGAAACTGGAGGAAAAGATTCTTTCACTTGTGAATTTTTACGGAACCAGCGAATCCATGGAAAATGCCAGGAAGGATATGGAAAAAAACATAGGGTACGTTGATTCACTGTCCCTATTTCAGGCCCTGATAATGGAGCCATCCATTGATTTAAAAGAGTATGTTTCAGGAATTCAGTATCCAAGGGTATATTCAAATTTGCCGCTTGCCAACCTTTACTTTATGAGAGATCAACAGGCAGTATCCTCCGGTGTTCTCATAGGTAATATGAAAATGCAGCAGAGGAGAAAGGAAACTGATATAACCTCATTTGTATTCCGGGAAATCCTGGGTGCAAAGATCAAAAGCATAAAGAATGGCTTCTTTGAGGGTGGTGATTTTATCCCTGCAGGAGATTTCTGCCTCATAGGAAAGGGGAATAGAACGGACGAGGCAGGAGCAGAAGAGGCAATGAATTCGGGAATCTTTAACTTTGACAGGATAGTAATTATTTCAAACCCGATATATAATTTTATGGATGGCCATGACATCATGGTAAATATGCATCTGGATACATATTTCAATATACCTGCTGCAGGAACTGTGATTACATCTGTTGAGCTGGCGAAATCTGCCGAGGCAACAGTATACGTTCGTAATTCTGGGAATACATACTCAGAGGACTCTAAAACAACCCTGTATCAATTCATGAAAGATGAGGGATATAATTTCATAGATCTGGGCATAAGCGAGCAGCTTTCATATTCATCCAATTTCCTTACTGTTTCGGATGGAAAGATAATTGCCATAGATTCCTCAAGAGTCATAGACAAGCTTCTTGCTGAGAATGTCTTTGATAGTTCAACCAGGGATAGAATAATTAAGGACATACAGATGAGAAAAGGTAAAATGTTTCCGGATAGTAAGGAGATCCGTGAAAGTGGTGTGGATGTAATAAAAATAGATCTCAGTGAAATAACTGGGGGATATGGCGGTGCCCACTGTATGACATCTGCAGTTGATAGGGCATAA
- a CDS encoding 30S ribosomal protein S3ae: MADRRRSTTKDKWKEKSWYTIVAPSYFGEKEIGLSPSSDPKYMIGRTIAVPVSTFTGNFKKASSMVLFKVDNCEGKRCTTRFIGHEVSDDTIRRMVRRRRERMDIVTDVKTKDFFNIAVKLVLVADQKLTGTKRSEIRSSVVNFVNEKASEMELGPFANYIIGDDVYGDLVNALKDVYPIRKIEIRKTEIGQREAPEANTQEPVEAVPN; this comes from the coding sequence ATGGCAGATAGAAGAAGATCAACTACAAAGGATAAATGGAAGGAGAAATCTTGGTACACAATAGTTGCACCATCCTATTTCGGGGAAAAGGAAATCGGTCTTAGTCCTAGCTCTGACCCAAAGTACATGATTGGCAGGACCATTGCAGTTCCAGTTTCAACATTTACAGGGAATTTCAAAAAGGCAAGTTCGATGGTTCTCTTTAAAGTGGATAACTGCGAGGGCAAGAGGTGCACAACCAGGTTCATCGGTCATGAGGTCAGTGATGATACAATTAGGAGAATGGTAAGAAGAAGAAGGGAAAGGATGGATATTGTTACCGATGTAAAAACCAAGGATTTCTTCAACATTGCAGTCAAGCTTGTCCTTGTTGCTGATCAGAAACTTACCGGGACCAAAAGATCTGAGATCAGATCCTCTGTAGTTAATTTCGTTAATGAAAAAGCCTCAGAAATGGAACTGGGACCTTTTGCAAATTATATAATCGGTGACGATGTATATGGAGACCTTGTGAATGCCCTTAAGGATGTCTATCCCATAAGAAAGATTGAAATCAGGAAGACTGAAATTGGACAGCGCGAGGCACCAGAAGCAAACACACAGGAGCCTGTTGAGGCAGTTCCAAACTAA
- a CDS encoding DUF2250 domain-containing protein gives MEDEEIKKMLVMDHEMLMVLKHFELAKLDYAKNIKIYTSIPQDKVQIYIERLYAMGLIEKYSGSSVKRTEAKLKKTNEVHKHHTYYHIANKGHYILRDMTEREYIKYVDIPCLRLILLKRERKDNAEKCQKLYEMGIMDKNYEPTEMGLKVLDLARRRQIKI, from the coding sequence ATGGAGGATGAAGAAATAAAAAAAATGCTTGTTATGGATCATGAAATGCTTATGGTACTGAAACACTTTGAACTTGCCAAGCTTGATTATGCCAAAAATATAAAAATTTATACCAGCATACCGCAGGATAAGGTTCAGATATACATAGAGAGGCTCTATGCAATGGGGCTCATAGAAAAGTATTCAGGTTCATCTGTAAAAAGGACAGAGGCAAAATTGAAAAAGACAAATGAGGTTCATAAACACCATACATATTACCATATTGCAAATAAGGGACATTATATACTGCGGGATATGACAGAGAGGGAGTACATAAAATATGTTGATATCCCATGCCTCAGGCTTATCCTCCTGAAAAGGGAAAGGAAGGATAATGCAGAAAAATGCCAGAAGCTCTATGAGATGGGTATTATGGATAAAAATTATGAGCCAACGGAAATGGGATTGAAAGTACTTGACCTAGCCAGAAGAAGACAGATAAAGATATAA